A portion of the Oxynema aestuarii AP17 genome contains these proteins:
- the bicA gene encoding bicarbonate transporter BicA, producing the protein MQITNHIHFRNVKGDIFGGLTAAVVALPMALAFGIASGAGASAGLWGAILVGFFAALFGGTPSLISEPTGPMTVIVTAVVAELMAKDPQNGMAMAFTVIMMAGVLQMLFGVLRLGRYITMLPYNVISGFMTGIGVILIFLQIAPFLGQETPGGGVLGVIKELPTLIANTNPYEAFLGALTLAIVIFYPSKLKTIVPPQLAALVVGTIVSLLLFRGVEIRTIATIGEITPGFPEFRLPMWTAENFRLMFVNATILAVVGSIDCLLTCLVSDSLTRMEHKSNKELVAQGVANLVTGLCGGIAGSGATTATVVNIKAGGRTALSGISRALFLLIVVLWAAPLTSVIPLAVLAGIVLKVGINIIDWAFLKRVHKISLKAAGILYSVVLLTVFVDLMVAVAVGVFIANILTIDRLERLQSQSVKAITDADDRIVLNSEEKELLDLANGRVLLFHLSGPMIFGVAKAIYREHGAIANYQVLLVDLNEVPILGVTSSLAIENAIREAIDADRDVIVVGATGKVKGRLEKLGIASLIPENYWIQDRLTALQQGLAIVRQKQGVNYDLVDKSSPSVS; encoded by the coding sequence ATGCAAATTACCAATCACATCCATTTTAGGAACGTAAAAGGAGATATCTTTGGCGGATTGACGGCAGCAGTCGTTGCCTTACCAATGGCCTTAGCATTCGGGATTGCTTCCGGTGCAGGCGCTTCCGCAGGCTTGTGGGGAGCTATTTTAGTCGGCTTTTTCGCCGCTTTATTTGGCGGAACGCCGAGCTTAATTTCCGAACCCACCGGACCGATGACCGTCATCGTCACCGCCGTGGTCGCCGAATTAATGGCAAAAGATCCCCAAAACGGGATGGCGATGGCCTTTACGGTCATTATGATGGCCGGAGTGTTGCAAATGCTATTTGGTGTGCTGCGCTTAGGCCGCTATATCACCATGCTCCCTTATAACGTCATTTCCGGGTTTATGACCGGAATTGGGGTGATTCTCATTTTTTTACAAATCGCGCCTTTTTTGGGTCAAGAAACCCCGGGTGGGGGCGTTCTTGGCGTCATCAAAGAATTACCGACCTTAATCGCCAACACCAATCCTTACGAAGCCTTTTTAGGAGCGCTGACATTAGCGATCGTGATTTTTTACCCGTCTAAATTGAAGACGATCGTCCCGCCGCAATTAGCTGCCTTAGTGGTGGGGACGATCGTTTCTTTACTGTTATTTAGAGGGGTAGAAATTCGCACGATCGCCACCATTGGCGAAATCACCCCCGGCTTTCCCGAATTTCGGCTTCCCATGTGGACTGCAGAAAATTTTCGCTTGATGTTTGTCAATGCCACTATTTTAGCGGTCGTCGGCTCGATCGACTGTCTGCTAACCTGTTTGGTTTCTGACAGTTTGACTCGGATGGAGCATAAATCCAATAAAGAATTAGTCGCGCAAGGAGTCGCTAATTTAGTCACGGGTTTGTGCGGCGGCATTGCCGGATCTGGAGCGACTACCGCCACCGTGGTCAATATTAAAGCAGGGGGACGCACCGCTTTATCGGGAATTAGCCGCGCTTTGTTCCTGTTAATTGTCGTTTTGTGGGCGGCGCCGTTAACGTCGGTGATTCCTCTGGCCGTGTTGGCGGGAATTGTTTTAAAAGTTGGGATCAATATTATCGATTGGGCATTCTTGAAACGAGTCCACAAAATTTCCTTAAAAGCGGCGGGGATTCTGTACAGTGTCGTCTTGCTGACGGTTTTTGTCGATTTGATGGTTGCGGTTGCCGTCGGAGTATTTATTGCTAATATCTTGACGATCGATCGCCTGGAACGGTTGCAATCTCAGTCGGTGAAGGCGATTACGGATGCGGACGATCGAATCGTGTTGAACTCAGAAGAAAAAGAGTTGCTGGATTTGGCGAATGGTCGGGTGTTGCTGTTTCATCTAAGCGGTCCGATGATTTTTGGCGTGGCGAAAGCGATTTACCGAGAACATGGGGCGATCGCCAATTACCAGGTGTTGCTGGTGGATTTGAATGAAGTTCCAATTCTTGGCGTGACTTCATCTTTGGCGATTGAAAATGCAATTAGAGAGGCAATTGACGCCGATCGCGACGTGATTGTTGTTGGCGCGACAGGTAAAGTCAAAGGTCGTTTGGAAAAACTCGGCATTGCGAGTTTAATTCCAGAAAATTACTGGATTCAAGACCGCCTCACCGCCTTGCAACAAGGTTTGGCGATCGTGCGCCAAAAACAAGGGGTAAATTACGATTTAGTCGATAAATCGTCACCCTCTGTATCGTAA
- a CDS encoding alpha-ketoacid dehydrogenase subunit beta: MAETLFFNALREAIDEEMARDPSVFVLGEDVGHYGGSYKVTKDLCNKYGDLRVLDTPIAENSFTGLAVGAALTGLRPIVEGMNMGFLLLAFNQIANNAGMLRYTSGGNFTIPIVIRGPGGVGRQLGAEHSQRLEAYFQAVPGLKIVACSTPYNAKGLLKSAIRDQNPVLFFEHVLLYNLKEDLPSHEYLVPLNRAEVVRSGKDVTILTYSRMRHHVMQAVPQLQKEGIDPEVIDLISLKPLDLETIGKSVCKTHRVIIVEECMKTGGIGAELTASIDEHFFDELDAPVLRLASQDVPTPYNGMLERLTIVQPGQIVEAVQKMVTLQV, translated from the coding sequence ATGGCAGAAACGCTTTTTTTCAACGCCCTCCGGGAAGCCATTGACGAAGAAATGGCTCGTGACCCTTCGGTATTCGTCCTCGGTGAAGACGTGGGTCACTACGGTGGTTCCTATAAAGTCACGAAAGATCTGTGCAATAAATACGGCGATCTGAGGGTTCTCGACACGCCGATCGCCGAAAATAGCTTTACTGGGCTTGCGGTCGGTGCGGCATTGACGGGACTGCGCCCGATCGTCGAGGGGATGAATATGGGCTTTCTGCTCCTCGCATTCAACCAAATCGCCAACAATGCCGGAATGTTACGCTACACCTCGGGTGGCAATTTTACGATCCCGATCGTCATTCGCGGTCCGGGGGGCGTGGGGCGTCAACTCGGGGCCGAACACTCCCAACGGTTGGAAGCCTATTTTCAAGCGGTTCCGGGTTTGAAGATCGTGGCTTGCTCGACGCCGTACAATGCGAAAGGCTTGCTCAAAAGTGCGATTCGCGATCAAAATCCGGTGCTGTTTTTCGAGCATGTCTTGCTTTACAACTTAAAAGAAGATTTACCCAGTCATGAATATCTGGTGCCGTTGAATCGAGCAGAGGTAGTGCGATCGGGTAAAGACGTGACGATTCTGACCTATTCGCGGATGCGTCACCACGTCATGCAGGCAGTGCCGCAATTGCAAAAAGAAGGGATCGATCCGGAAGTGATCGACCTGATTTCCCTCAAGCCTTTGGACCTCGAAACGATCGGCAAGTCGGTCTGCAAAACCCATCGGGTGATTATCGTCGAAGAATGTATGAAGACGGGGGGCATCGGCGCCGAGCTGACGGCTTCCATTGACGAACACTTTTTTGACGAACTCGACGCCCCCGTGTTGCGCTTGGCGTCGCAAGACGTTCCCACGCCGTATAACGGGATGTTGGAGCGTCTGACGATCGTCCAGCCGGGGCAAATTGTCGAAGCGGTGCAGAAAATGGTGACCCTGCAAGTGTAA
- a CDS encoding Nif3-like dinuclear metal center hexameric protein, translated as MNIEELIRWFEGWADPAWQEKWDNCGWQVEPGVTGEPARVLVCLTPTLAVMREAIALRESGIEVNLIFAHHPLIFGGLRRLVTGEPIAEMARLAFAHQIGIYSAHTNFDQVNHGTADVLAELLALKQVEPIAPTQDGLGYGRIGVLEPALKVRNLLSEIKSKLNPPELIVSVDAAMERTIERVAVLGGSGASYIDAAVKAGAQAYLTSDCKFHQFQEARDRGLILIDAGHYATERPACDRLVEHLKSLGVEWVQLSGADEDFRGFATLPEIVEV; from the coding sequence ATGAACATTGAGGAATTAATTCGGTGGTTTGAAGGCTGGGCCGATCCCGCATGGCAGGAGAAATGGGATAATTGCGGCTGGCAGGTGGAACCGGGGGTGACGGGAGAACCCGCGCGGGTGTTGGTCTGTCTGACGCCGACCCTGGCGGTGATGCGCGAGGCGATCGCCCTACGGGAGAGCGGGATTGAAGTGAATTTAATTTTCGCCCACCATCCCTTGATTTTTGGAGGGCTTCGGCGGTTAGTGACCGGAGAGCCGATCGCGGAAATGGCGCGGTTGGCGTTCGCCCATCAGATCGGGATTTACAGCGCCCATACCAATTTCGACCAAGTGAACCACGGGACGGCGGACGTACTGGCGGAGTTGCTCGCGCTCAAACAAGTCGAACCGATCGCCCCGACTCAGGACGGTTTGGGATACGGGCGGATCGGCGTTCTCGAACCCGCGCTCAAGGTGAGAAACTTATTGAGTGAGATTAAAAGTAAACTAAATCCCCCCGAACTGATCGTTTCCGTAGACGCGGCGATGGAGCGAACGATCGAGCGGGTCGCCGTCTTGGGAGGGTCCGGAGCCAGTTATATCGATGCGGCGGTCAAAGCCGGGGCGCAGGCGTATTTAACCTCGGACTGTAAGTTTCACCAATTCCAGGAAGCGCGCGATCGCGGTTTAATTTTGATCGATGCGGGACATTACGCCACCGAACGTCCGGCGTGCGATCGCCTGGTAGAACACTTAAAAAGCTTGGGAGTGGAATGGGTGCAACTGAGTGGGGCCGACGAAGATTTTCGAGGATTTGCGACTCTTCCCGAGATCGTGGAAGTTTAG
- a CDS encoding RNA-guided endonuclease InsQ/TnpB family protein, with amino-acid sequence MLKAVKVRLYPNKQQKQSLEQSFGNCRWLWNYGLNLMNQTYKETGKGLSSYDIKKQIPSLKQEYEWLKLTYSQCLQQVCTNLGTAFNNFFEKRARYPRFKSKHGKQSIQYPQNVKVLENALKLPKIGEVKAVVHRPIEGKLKTVTVTKNRCDQYFASILFEDGKPNPDSSTEGKAVGVDLGLNHFAVTSDGSKFDNPRWIAKHERNLKRKQQDLSRKQKGSNNRNKARKKVAKVHNKVACCREDFLHKLSRRIVDENQVICVENLNVKGMLKNPNLAEAIGQVGWEMFLTMLKYKAEQEGKVYIEVDRFFPSSKTCNVCLNQIDRLSLDVRNWTCSHCGTSHDRDLNAAINLREEGLRLLTCGTRGQAYCRDVRPNRRGRKKSTIGQSVG; translated from the coding sequence ATGCTCAAAGCTGTCAAGGTCAGATTATACCCAAATAAGCAGCAGAAGCAATCGCTGGAGCAATCCTTCGGCAATTGCAGATGGCTGTGGAACTATGGTCTGAACTTGATGAATCAAACCTACAAAGAGACTGGGAAGGGACTATCTAGTTACGACATCAAGAAACAGATTCCCAGCCTCAAGCAAGAGTATGAGTGGTTAAAGCTGACCTACTCGCAGTGTCTTCAACAGGTTTGTACTAACCTGGGAACCGCTTTTAACAACTTCTTTGAGAAGCGGGCCAGGTATCCGCGATTTAAGTCCAAACACGGCAAACAATCCATCCAGTATCCCCAAAATGTCAAGGTGCTGGAGAACGCCTTGAAGCTACCGAAGATTGGGGAAGTTAAAGCGGTTGTTCATCGACCAATAGAAGGCAAACTCAAAACCGTCACAGTTACCAAAAATCGCTGCGACCAGTATTTTGCTTCTATTCTCTTTGAAGATGGGAAACCCAATCCAGACTCATCCACCGAGGGAAAAGCCGTCGGCGTAGACCTTGGATTAAATCATTTTGCTGTAACTTCCGATGGGTCTAAATTTGATAACCCAAGATGGATTGCTAAACATGAGCGTAACCTGAAACGCAAGCAGCAAGACTTATCGAGAAAACAAAAAGGGTCTAACAACCGAAATAAAGCACGAAAGAAGGTAGCTAAGGTACATAACAAAGTAGCATGTTGCCGGGAGGATTTCCTACACAAGCTATCGCGTAGGATAGTTGACGAAAACCAAGTCATCTGTGTGGAAAACCTCAATGTCAAAGGCATGCTCAAAAACCCTAACCTGGCTGAGGCGATCGGCCAAGTCGGTTGGGAAATGTTTTTGACGATGCTCAAGTACAAAGCCGAACAGGAAGGGAAAGTCTATATTGAGGTCGATAGATTCTTCCCCTCTTCCAAAACCTGCAACGTTTGCTTGAATCAAATCGATCGTCTGTCATTAGATGTCAGAAATTGGACTTGTTCTCACTGTGGGACGAGTCACGATCGCGATCTCAATGCAGCTATCAACCTCAGAGAAGAGGGACTACGACTCTTGACCTGCGGGACGCGGGGCCAAGCCTACTGTCGGGATGTAAGACCTAACCGTAGAGGACGCAAGAAATCTACGATTGGGCAATCTGTTGGGTAG
- the secF gene encoding protein translocase subunit SecF has translation MKLHIIKQRSLWWGLSATAIAVGAIAIAISWTTIGAPLRPSLDFVGGTRLQLERDCSQPSNCSEPIQANAVREILAQQGLENSSIQVVGNAKQALSIRTSTLDVEQRTNLENALTARFGEFDPQKKQIDTVGPTIGRELFASGILALLVALGGIIVYLSFRFQFDYALFAIVALFHDVLITVGLFSILGLVQGVEVDSLFIVALLTIIGFSVNDTVVIYDRIRETTKREQGRSIDEIVDDAVNQTLGRSINTTLTTVLTLTAIFLFGGDTLKYFALALIVGFISGAYSSIFVASTMLAWWRERSEPEGAIAPEVATEVDSSSSSPDS, from the coding sequence ATGAAGTTACACATTATCAAACAGCGCAGTTTATGGTGGGGGCTGTCGGCGACGGCGATCGCCGTCGGCGCGATCGCGATCGCCATCTCCTGGACGACGATCGGCGCCCCCCTGCGTCCCAGTCTCGATTTTGTCGGCGGGACGCGCCTGCAATTGGAACGCGACTGTAGCCAACCGAGCAATTGTAGCGAACCGATCCAAGCGAATGCAGTACGCGAGATCCTCGCCCAACAAGGGTTGGAAAACAGCAGCATCCAAGTGGTCGGCAACGCCAAACAGGCCCTGTCGATCCGCACGTCTACTCTCGACGTGGAACAGCGCACCAATCTGGAAAATGCCCTCACCGCACGCTTCGGCGAGTTCGACCCGCAGAAGAAGCAAATCGATACGGTCGGGCCGACGATCGGACGGGAGTTATTTGCGTCCGGGATCTTGGCTCTGCTGGTGGCCCTCGGAGGCATTATTGTTTACTTGAGTTTCCGCTTTCAGTTCGACTATGCTTTGTTCGCGATCGTCGCCCTGTTTCACGATGTCTTGATTACTGTGGGGCTGTTCTCGATTTTGGGGTTGGTTCAAGGGGTCGAAGTCGATAGTTTGTTTATCGTGGCGTTGCTGACGATTATCGGGTTTTCGGTCAACGATACGGTGGTGATTTACGATCGCATCCGCGAAACCACGAAACGAGAGCAGGGACGTTCGATCGACGAGATCGTCGATGATGCGGTCAATCAGACTCTCGGGCGATCGATCAATACGACTCTGACGACGGTACTGACCCTGACGGCGATTTTCTTGTTTGGCGGCGATACGCTCAAGTATTTTGCCCTGGCGTTGATCGTCGGCTTTATCAGTGGGGCCTATTCGAGTATTTTCGTCGCCAGTACGATGTTGGCGTGGTGGCGCGAACGCTCGGAACCGGAGGGGGCGATCGCCCCGGAAGTCGCGACTGAGGTGGATTCTTCGTCAAGTTCCCCAGATTCCTAA
- the secD gene encoding protein translocase subunit SecD, with the protein MQKQRSLLALIAVLFVAAIVILNQVEMRLGLDLQGGSQLTIQVRPSEDVRTITPEVMEAVQSVVRNRVDGLGVAEPIVQTVGDDRILVQLPGISDPEQAERVLGGTAQLDFRKEVRNPELNAEVNVRRQELSDLLLKQVNLEQEGNAEAIEANKAAIAQKQEQINELSGRLYERTGLTGKNLEYADPQPAQAGNLWNVGLEFDAEGGRLFADLTKELAGTGRTLGIFLDDRLISSPVVGAEFAETGITGGRAVIQGRFTAQEANDLAVQLRGGALPVPVEIVENRTVGATLGRDSIDRSIYAGIGGLVLVLIFMAVYYRLPGVIADIALTIYAVLTLASFALLGVTLTLPGIAGFILSIGMAVDANVLIFERTREELRSGKSLYRSVESGFYRAFSSILDSNVTTLIACGALFWFGAGLVRGFALTLAIGVLVSMFTAITCSRSLMFFAIGIDEFRKPELFCPDLTTVNKA; encoded by the coding sequence ATGCAAAAACAGCGTTCTTTACTCGCGTTAATTGCCGTTTTATTCGTCGCGGCGATCGTCATCTTAAATCAAGTCGAAATGCGTCTGGGTTTGGACTTGCAAGGCGGCTCTCAATTGACGATTCAAGTGCGCCCCTCGGAAGACGTGCGTACAATTACCCCCGAGGTGATGGAAGCGGTACAAAGCGTGGTTCGCAACCGCGTTGACGGCTTGGGGGTAGCCGAACCGATCGTGCAGACTGTCGGCGACGATCGCATCTTGGTCCAGCTTCCGGGAATTAGCGATCCGGAACAAGCCGAGCGCGTTCTCGGCGGGACGGCCCAACTCGACTTTCGCAAGGAAGTGCGCAATCCGGAACTCAATGCCGAGGTGAACGTCCGACGCCAAGAACTCAGCGATCTGCTCTTGAAACAAGTCAACCTCGAACAGGAGGGCAACGCGGAGGCGATCGAGGCCAATAAGGCGGCGATCGCCCAAAAACAAGAGCAAATTAACGAACTCAGTGGCCGCCTCTACGAACGTACCGGACTGACGGGTAAAAACCTCGAATATGCCGACCCCCAACCCGCTCAAGCGGGCAATCTCTGGAATGTCGGCTTGGAATTCGACGCCGAAGGCGGTCGCTTATTTGCCGATCTCACTAAAGAACTCGCCGGAACCGGACGCACTCTCGGCATCTTTCTCGACGATCGCCTGATTAGTTCCCCCGTGGTCGGCGCCGAGTTTGCCGAAACCGGAATTACCGGAGGACGGGCGGTGATTCAAGGCCGTTTTACCGCCCAGGAGGCGAACGATTTGGCGGTGCAGTTGCGCGGTGGGGCTTTACCCGTTCCCGTGGAAATCGTCGAAAACCGCACCGTGGGCGCGACGTTAGGCCGCGATAGCATCGATCGCAGTATCTATGCGGGGATTGGCGGTTTGGTCTTGGTGCTGATCTTTATGGCGGTCTACTACCGACTCCCCGGCGTCATTGCCGATATTGCCCTGACGATTTACGCGGTGCTGACTTTGGCGAGTTTTGCTTTGCTCGGGGTCACGTTGACTCTGCCGGGAATTGCCGGGTTTATATTGAGTATCGGGATGGCGGTGGATGCCAACGTGCTCATTTTCGAGCGCACTCGCGAGGAGTTGCGATCGGGGAAAAGTTTGTATCGCTCGGTGGAATCGGGTTTCTACCGCGCTTTTTCCAGTATTTTAGATAGCAACGTGACGACGCTGATCGCTTGCGGGGCTTTGTTCTGGTTCGGTGCGGGGTTGGTGCGCGGTTTCGCCCTGACCTTGGCGATCGGGGTTCTGGTAAGTATGTTTACCGCGATTACCTGCTCGCGAAGCTTGATGTTTTTCGCGATCGGCATTGACGAATTCCGCAAACCCGAATTGTTCTGCCCCGACCTCACCACTGTCAATAAAGCTTAG